AAGACTTGAAAGAAAAATTAAATTTGAGTAAAAATAAGATTGTAGAACTATTTAAAACAATTAATAGAAAAAATAAATCAATTGTAAAAGATAATGAATATGAAGAGAATGAATATGACAGTATTTTTAGAATTTATTATAATGAAATAAAAGCTAAACACTATGTTGGATTTGTAGCAGTTGATAACAAAGTTATCCAAATTCTACCAAAAGTTTTTAAAAATGAGGATTACTCTGACATAGAAAAAATCCTCGCCTTTGTAAAAATGATGAACTATGCATATAACTTAAACATCAAAGAGCAGGAATTGGCAAAAGTAAAAAATGAGGAATCAAAAACAACAATATTAGAAGTTTTTATTTATCTCTTTGCTTATTCATTGTTAAAAGAAATTGGGAGGGGATTTTATAGGGAGTATGTGAGAGTTAGAGAAGAGAAAAAATTCTTAAAAGGGAAGTTATTGATAGATAAGCAAATAAGAAAACTTCCTCATCAAAGGCATAAATTTTCCATAGAATATCATGTATTCACTGAAAACAATCTTCTAAATCAAATATTTTACTACACAACCTACATTTCAATGAAAAAAACAAAATGGCAAATAAATAAAAAACTCCTAAGTGAGTTAATGTTAATTTTTGATGGTATTAACTTAAGAAAAATAACTATTCATGATTTTAAGAAAGTGCATTTTATTCGACTGAATGAGAGGTTTAAAAAACCATTCAATTTAGCCAAAATAATCTTATCAACATTTGGAGAAGTTGAAGGAGAAGATGCGGTTGGATTCTTTGTAGATATGAACGATTTGTTTGAGAAGTTTATTTGTTCAATATTATCAAAGAATTTAGACTTTGAAATTAGATATCAAGATAGTTTTGATTTATTTAAAAAAGAAACATTAAAAGGATTAAAAAATATACAACAAAAACCAGATTATGTTATTTATAAAAACAATAAACCATTGTTAGTTTTAGATGCAAAATATAAGGAAATTAAAAAAGAAAATGGAAAAATAGACTTATCATCTGATATACTAAGGCAAGTTTATACTTATGCAAAATACTACTCTACAAATGATAAAAATGTCAATGCTGTCCTAATCTTCCCAAAATATAAAAACTATAATAGTTTTAGAAGAGAAAATCCAATAATTGGTGAGGCTACATTCTTTGATAATGAGATAAAACTCTATGTATTAACTTACGATATGGAAAAGTTGATTACTGGGGATGGGATTGATGAGGAGTTTATAAATTGTCTTAATACACTAATAAATGAACAAAATTATTTAATTAATTTATCCAATATTTAAATTGGTGGGGGATTATGGAATTAAGAGTTAGAGATATGAGTAGGTTTAGGGAAGATTGGATAAAAAATAGCATACTTGGAAAAAGGCTTTCAGAAAAAGATTATGATGAAGTGTCAAAGAATATAAGAGAATTTTTTCATATAGTTCATGGTGATAAAAGTAATATTGAAAGTTTTCTAAATAAAGAAATAAATTTAACTGGAGACTACCAAATAATCTATGAATTAATGCAAAATGCTGAGGATGCAGATGCAGATAAATTACTTGTGTATTATAATGATAAATATCTTCTTTTTGTTAATAATGGAGAACCATTTTCAGATAGAAATATAAAATCAATATGTAATGTTGGGCAATCAACTAAAAGTTCTAATAATGAAAATAGTTTAATTAAACATAGAAAATATATTGGAAAGTTTGGAATTGGTTTCAAACTTGTATATCATTTATTGGGAGGAGTAGAACAAATAATGAAATATAAAGCACCAATAATTTTTAGTTGGGGTGATAAAAAAGAAATAGAAGATTTTTTAAATTGTGATAGTTTTGAATCTGCAGATGTTGAACATCCTGTATTGTTTAAGCCAATTTTAACGGCTGTTCCAGTAGGAATTAACGAAAAAGTTTATGATTTAGATGGAAATGAAAGAATATTATTTGAAGAAAAAGAAATTATTGAATTGAAAAAATTCATAGAAGAAATGAATATTAATGATACATTAAAAAATTTTGAAAGAGGTAGTTTATTTTTCTTGGAATTAATAAATAAAGATAATTTTGAGGAAAATTTAAAGAAACAAATAAATGAGATAGAAAATTCATTAATATTCTTAAGTAGCTTAAGGAAAGTAATAATAAATGGAATATCTTTTAAAAAACCAGAAGAAAATATAAAACACATAATATTAAAAGAAAACAAAGAAAATAATGAAAAAGAGATTGTTTTTGCATACAGTCCATTTAACGATATTTTAAAAGATAGACCAAACTTTTATTGTTATTTCCCTATTGCAGATGAAAAACATGGATTAAACTTTATAATTAACTCTTCAAAATTTAAAATTGAAACATCAAGAAGGAAATTAAAAGGAAGTGGTAAAGATAATATAAATATTAATATCCTTAAAGAATCTGTTAAATTAATAAAAAATAAATTGGAAGAAATAAAAGAAATTACTAAAAGAACTAAAAATATCAAAGAATTTGAAGAGTTATTTTATGCAATATTAAGTAGTGATGAACCAAAAGATGAAAATGTCAAAAAGTTCGTGTATGATGAGTTAATGAGTTATATTAGTGAAAATATCCCTTGTAAAGATAAAAATGGAGATATTTTATTTGAAAATAAAGATAAAGTTATAATTAAAAATACTGAGCTTAATATACATCCAAAAGATTTTGGAATTAATAAATATTGGCTATATGTTGATAATAAAAAACTTGAAAAACTTATTAGGAGTAAAAAATTCAAAAATAAAAAGTTTTTAAAAAATTATTCTATCGTTAGTTTATTGAAGGATAGTGAAGCAGATTTTGAGAAGATTAATGAATGGATTAAAAATCTTGATTATAGTATTTATCTTAAATTTCTTAATGAACTAATCGAGAATTGGAGCGAAAATGATGAATTTTTAGACAAAATAAGAAAGTTAAAGTTTATATTAACAGAATCTGAAAATTTTGTATGTTTGGATGAGGGCGTATATTTCCCTGTTAAAGATAGCGAAAATCTTAAAATTGAAAGATTTAATTTTATTAATAAAAGATTGTTGAAAGATGATAAAATCAAAAAATTCTTTGAAGAAAAACTTAAAATTAAAGAATTAAATGAAAAGATTATAATTTTAGAGGGAATTTTGCTAAAATATGAAAATGAAGTACCAGATGTTAGTTATGAAGAAAATATTGAAGATTTAAGATATATTAAAGAAAATTTAAATAAGTTGAAAGGAAGTGAGAAAAAAGAGGTTTTGGATAAAATAAAAGAAAGTTATATTATTCAAGTTAGGGATAAAGATGGAAATATTAAATTTTCAAAACCTATAAATGCTTATATTCTAAAAAAGTATAGTGGCGATGATTCACTTGAAGTGTATTTTACTGGATATCCGCTGATTTCGTAATTGAAAATTATTTAGATAATGAAAAAGAAAGAAAAGAATGGTTCAAATTTTTAAAAGAGATTGGATGTAATGATAAACCAATTTTGAAGTATAAAATATGGGTTTGTGAAAAAAGGGGTTGTTGTTACGATTATAACTATATAATTAAAATGGAAACAGAAAAAAACCAATTTAGTGAAGTTATATATATTAGTAGTGAATGGGGCATAATACCTTTAATTGAATCTAGATTAAAAAGAAGATTATATGGAGATGAATATTCCAACCATTGTTATATTTTATGTGATTGGGAAATTGAAGGTCTTGAAAATGCATTAAATAATATAAAAAATGGACAAAATGCTTTTGAAATTTCTAAAAGTATATGGAAGTTTTTAAAAGACATTACATTAGAAAATGAAAATACATTAGAAAATGAAAAATTAAAGGGAATGTATCATTGGTTTTATCGTGGTCATAAAACAAAATCTTTTGATAGTTATATTTACACACTACTTAAAGAATCTGAATGGTTATATGATGAAAATAGAGTATTTAGGAAACCTACTGAGTTATTCTATCCAACAAATGAAAATAAAGAACTATTGGGAGATAATGTTAATTATCTACATTCAGATTTTGTTGATGAATATTCAAAATCCATTGCAGAAATTGTAGGAATTAAAATAAATGCTAATATTTATGATATTTTGGACTATCTTAAAGGTTTAAGCGGAAATGATGTAGAATTCAATAAAATACTTAAAATTTATAAGTTTATTTATTCTGAAATCATAAAAAATAATAATATAGAGAAAGTAAAAGATTATTTCTCAAAGTATCCATTAATATATATCCCAAAATCCAAAAAATGGAGAAAAATTGATGAAGTATTTTGGGAAGATGAAAGCATTGTATTTGAAGATCTAAAAGACTATTTAGTCAAATACTATAAGGATGAAGAAATGAAACTATTCTTTGAAAAAATTGGAGTTAAAGTAAAAGCAAACATATCTGATTATATTAACGCTATAATAGATATTAGTGAGAATGTAGAAGCAATAAATGACAAAATTAAAAAAAG
This genomic stretch from Methanocaldococcus sp. harbors:
- a CDS encoding restriction endonuclease, which translates into the protein MNNTLTFYEHQSINFEDLKEKLNLSKNKIVELFKTINRKNKSIVKDNEYEENEYDSIFRIYYNEIKAKHYVGFVAVDNKVIQILPKVFKNEDYSDIEKILAFVKMMNYAYNLNIKEQELAKVKNEESKTTILEVFIYLFAYSLLKEIGRGFYREYVRVREEKKFLKGKLLIDKQIRKLPHQRHKFSIEYHVFTENNLLNQIFYYTTYISMKKTKWQINKKLLSELMLIFDGINLRKITIHDFKKVHFIRLNERFKKPFNLAKIILSTFGEVEGEDAVGFFVDMNDLFEKFICSILSKNLDFEIRYQDSFDLFKKETLKGLKNIQQKPDYVIYKNNKPLLVLDAKYKEIKKENGKIDLSSDILRQVYTYAKYYSTNDKNVNAVLIFPKYKNYNSFRRENPIIGEATFFDNEIKLYVLTYDMEKLITGDGIDEEFINCLNTLINEQNYLINLSNI